A region of Paenibacillus sp. 37 DNA encodes the following proteins:
- a CDS encoding ROK family protein, whose translation MLPTSHNTQQVKRINVELVKNTLRSMGVGTKASIANLTKLSVATCGTILNELLQTGEIIDLGPDESSGGRPASRYQFNADYASVLCLIIRTEGGIHSITHTYANLNGEMADEQTLFLDEINVTVVEDLIANLIEQHHNVQAIGIGIPGVAHNGVIGICDVPELMYQPLGPRLKEQYEDVEVVIGNDMNLTVYGLYNQQQFEEEKNFAVVTFPENHFPGAGFIIDGRPLTGNTQFGGEVSFLPFGVSREEQLRMLKTTEGLQELVTKTLISIIAIINPAAIVVTGDTMDPAMRDDLLQGCLDHLIPQEHMPELIIQRDTRREYVTGLVAVTLESLTYRIQVVEKQW comes from the coding sequence ATGTTACCCACATCACACAACACTCAGCAGGTCAAACGCATTAACGTTGAACTGGTGAAGAATACACTCCGATCCATGGGCGTAGGCACAAAAGCTTCCATTGCTAACCTGACGAAACTCAGCGTTGCGACATGCGGCACGATCCTGAACGAATTACTCCAAACAGGTGAGATTATTGATCTGGGCCCGGATGAATCAAGTGGGGGAAGACCGGCTAGTCGATATCAATTCAATGCGGACTACGCAAGCGTACTGTGCCTGATTATTCGAACAGAGGGCGGCATTCACTCGATCACACATACATATGCCAATCTGAATGGAGAGATGGCGGATGAACAGACACTCTTTTTGGATGAGATCAATGTAACGGTGGTAGAGGATCTGATTGCCAATCTGATCGAACAACACCATAATGTGCAGGCGATTGGTATTGGAATACCTGGGGTGGCACACAACGGCGTGATTGGGATTTGCGATGTACCGGAGCTGATGTATCAACCCCTCGGGCCAAGGCTTAAGGAGCAGTATGAAGACGTGGAAGTGGTCATTGGCAACGACATGAACCTGACGGTCTACGGACTCTACAACCAGCAGCAATTTGAGGAAGAGAAGAACTTCGCGGTGGTGACTTTTCCGGAGAACCATTTTCCCGGTGCAGGATTTATCATTGATGGTCGTCCGCTGACCGGGAATACGCAATTTGGAGGCGAGGTGTCCTTTTTACCTTTTGGCGTGTCACGGGAAGAGCAGCTGCGCATGTTGAAAACGACGGAAGGGTTGCAGGAACTCGTCACAAAGACGCTGATCTCCATCATTGCGATTATCAACCCGGCAGCGATTGTCGTTACTGGCGATACAATGGACCCGGCTATGCGGGATGACCTGTTACAAGGCTGTCTGGATCACCTGATCCCACAGGAGCATATGCCGGAGTTGATCATCCAAAGAGACACTCGGCGAGAATATGTGACGGGACTAGTCGCGGTAACGCTAGAGAGCCTGACCTACCGCATTCAGGTGGTTGAAAAGCAGTGGTAA
- a CDS encoding helix-turn-helix domain-containing protein, whose product MAKKVVVNIHKLTEKHNISLRELARLSDIRHAALSELQSGKRENINFAHIERIAEALDIDDIREIIEIRENQF is encoded by the coding sequence ATGGCTAAGAAAGTTGTCGTCAATATTCACAAACTCACGGAAAAACATAATATCTCACTGCGCGAACTGGCTCGATTGTCTGATATCCGTCACGCTGCATTAAGTGAGTTGCAGTCCGGTAAACGAGAGAATATCAACTTTGCTCACATTGAGCGAATTGCTGAGGCGTTGGATATTGATGATATAAGGGAAATTATTGAGATAAGAGAGAATCAATTCTAA
- a CDS encoding FRG domain-containing protein produces MKKFVYFSKNIPRTERNIVNLLSETNEALIWYINTEGTKVTAMYVNNKLGRLEKEILYKSENESFDLTNIDFIDNSYTPVDSRFKLFCSLKVENLIEYIKIIDIINGASEFVFRGQRDVTWNLQASIFRKNYTENKEFEIYRDIRKNKFENLTRNTFLDNLIHMQHYGIPTRLLDWSRNPLISLFFACSDEKNDGKVFAYRPKLIYQFYDKEYEVLSNYLKEDFNKTQLNSDSVKFLAAIGRGAQSEAIFIESTIENERLKAQKGLFSIQIDIKSNYIEPIKDEILKSTSLFKKDIIDMRDLREISVNNSYETQTKLNTILDKYPSYSSKIADIEKEAERHFVELTENRYWTLSEMSNDNALDNYSIEFFIPKDQKKKIKQQLESININAMTVYPDFAGFVQYIIEKYEG; encoded by the coding sequence ATGAAGAAATTTGTTTATTTTTCTAAGAATATTCCTAGAACTGAACGTAATATAGTAAATCTTTTATCGGAGACTAATGAGGCATTAATTTGGTACATTAATACTGAAGGTACCAAGGTAACAGCTATGTACGTTAATAATAAATTAGGAAGGCTAGAAAAAGAGATTTTGTATAAATCTGAAAATGAAAGTTTTGATCTAACTAATATTGATTTTATAGATAACTCGTATACACCAGTAGACTCGCGTTTCAAATTATTTTGTTCACTTAAGGTAGAAAATTTAATAGAGTACATAAAAATAATTGATATCATAAATGGTGCCTCTGAATTCGTTTTTAGAGGTCAAAGAGATGTGACGTGGAACTTACAAGCAAGTATATTCAGAAAAAACTATACTGAAAATAAGGAATTTGAGATTTACAGGGATATTCGAAAAAACAAGTTTGAGAATTTAACACGAAATACTTTTCTGGATAATCTGATTCATATGCAACATTACGGCATTCCAACAAGGTTACTTGATTGGAGCAGAAATCCTTTAATATCACTTTTCTTTGCTTGTTCCGATGAGAAAAATGACGGTAAAGTCTTTGCGTACAGGCCGAAACTTATATACCAATTCTATGATAAAGAATATGAAGTCTTATCAAATTATTTAAAAGAAGACTTCAATAAAACTCAATTGAATTCGGATTCAGTAAAGTTTCTAGCTGCAATAGGTAGAGGGGCACAGTCAGAAGCTATTTTCATTGAGAGCACTATTGAGAATGAACGTTTAAAAGCTCAAAAAGGCTTGTTTTCAATACAGATCGATATAAAGAGCAACTACATCGAACCAATTAAAGATGAAATACTTAAGTCCACTAGCCTATTCAAAAAAGATATAATAGATATGCGAGATTTAAGAGAAATTTCAGTTAACAATTCATACGAAACACAAACAAAGTTAAACACAATTCTAGATAAATATCCTTCTTACTCAAGCAAGATAGCCGATATTGAGAAAGAAGCGGAACGGCACTTTGTTGAGTTAACTGAAAATAGATATTGGACATTAAGTGAGATGAGTAATGATAATGCTTTAGACAATTACTCTATTGAATTTTTTATTCCGAAAGACCAAAAAAAGAAAATTAAACAACAGTTAGAGAGTATAAATATTAATGCAATGACGGTTTATCCTGACTTTGCAGGATTTGTTCAATATATTATAGAAAAATACGAAGGGTAG
- a CDS encoding TetR/AcrR family transcriptional regulator: MVQAKKDEVRKEIEYAALKVFFEKGYVDAKMSDIADEINISVGNIYTYFKNKKELFYAVVPPDLVDYLKNVLVETIHFDNQTLFEETDRERKSALLQEQIDVLRKYRNQIVIIFEKNKGTIYTNAKNELVELMIETKKAYLKNQYKRYEIGTEENLILLNILAHNVIDMNLDLLKRDMSEESRKQIFEALYVYRLYGMKSLNE, encoded by the coding sequence ATGGTGCAAGCCAAGAAAGACGAAGTCAGGAAAGAGATTGAATATGCGGCGCTCAAAGTCTTTTTTGAAAAGGGCTATGTGGATGCCAAGATGAGCGATATCGCGGATGAGATCAATATCTCCGTGGGCAATATCTATACTTATTTTAAGAACAAGAAAGAACTCTTCTACGCCGTCGTGCCGCCGGATCTGGTGGATTATCTGAAAAATGTGCTTGTGGAGACGATTCACTTTGATAATCAGACCTTGTTCGAGGAAACGGATAGAGAGCGAAAGTCGGCGCTGTTGCAGGAACAGATAGACGTATTACGTAAATACCGGAATCAGATTGTCATCATCTTTGAAAAAAATAAAGGAACCATCTACACCAACGCCAAGAATGAACTTGTTGAGCTGATGATCGAAACCAAGAAGGCCTATCTGAAGAATCAATATAAACGGTATGAGATTGGCACCGAGGAGAATTTGATCTTGCTGAACATCCTCGCACACAACGTGATCGACATGAACCTGGATCTGTTGAAGCGGGATATGAGTGAGGAGAGCCGGAAGCAAATATTCGAAGCGTTGTATGTATACAGACTGTACGGTATGAAGAGCCTCAACGAATAA
- a CDS encoding metal-dependent hydrolase family protein, with protein MNTAYELKNVNLIHGDSSRNLQKNMTILVNEQGLIQDIGQDHELRIPSHYTTIDLSGKYAMPGLINAHVHLFADGKPFSLSASEGMLKFAYDRILNTKFGRNVLKKRMKRNALTALHAGVTTMRSVGEFFYTDVQLRDEINNGDFVGPNLLVSGFFLSVTGGHGAPFLALVGDSPWEARKNVRLNVKHGVDLIKICVTGGVTDAKMVGEAGRLQMTVEEVAAICDEAHKIGLRVAAHVENTEGVRVALQGGVDTIEHGSEMDDEIIHLFKNNPNALNGYTALIPTLQAAYPSASLDTSVTKVSATVKENSRLVYDSMLKGVKQAIENDITIGIGTDAAMPYVTHYDMWREMDHYMRQATLNNKQVIDMVTRTNAKILGVDDVTGTVDIGKHADLIIMERNPLEHIEALSDISMVMVKGNLIQTPSVTRIKEVDDVLNSVW; from the coding sequence ATGAACACTGCTTACGAATTAAAAAACGTCAATCTGATCCACGGCGACTCCAGCCGCAATCTGCAAAAAAACATGACCATTCTCGTCAATGAACAAGGTCTCATTCAGGATATCGGCCAAGATCATGAGTTACGCATCCCTAGTCACTACACAACAATCGACCTCTCAGGGAAATACGCAATGCCAGGACTGATCAACGCCCACGTGCACCTCTTTGCAGATGGTAAACCATTCAGCCTATCTGCCAGCGAAGGTATGTTGAAGTTCGCATATGATCGAATCCTGAACACGAAATTCGGCAGAAACGTTTTGAAAAAACGCATGAAACGCAATGCGCTGACCGCTCTCCATGCGGGTGTAACGACGATGCGCAGCGTGGGAGAATTCTTTTACACCGACGTCCAGTTGCGGGATGAGATTAATAACGGCGACTTTGTCGGTCCTAATCTGCTTGTCTCCGGATTTTTCCTAAGTGTCACGGGCGGACATGGTGCTCCATTCCTCGCTCTGGTGGGCGACTCCCCGTGGGAAGCACGAAAAAATGTACGGCTGAATGTTAAACACGGCGTGGATCTGATCAAAATCTGTGTGACGGGTGGCGTGACGGATGCGAAAATGGTGGGCGAAGCTGGACGTTTACAGATGACGGTGGAAGAAGTTGCGGCGATCTGTGACGAAGCGCATAAGATTGGCCTGCGGGTGGCAGCCCATGTGGAAAACACGGAAGGTGTACGCGTTGCGTTACAGGGTGGCGTCGATACCATTGAGCACGGTTCGGAGATGGACGACGAAATCATTCATTTGTTCAAAAATAATCCCAATGCCCTGAATGGCTACACCGCACTCATCCCCACCCTGCAAGCCGCTTATCCATCCGCCTCACTGGATACCAGCGTAACGAAGGTCAGTGCAACGGTAAAAGAGAATTCCAGACTCGTCTACGATTCCATGCTCAAAGGTGTGAAGCAAGCGATCGAAAACGACATCACCATCGGGATTGGCACCGATGCCGCCATGCCTTACGTAACTCACTATGATATGTGGAGAGAGATGGACCACTACATGAGACAGGCCACCCTGAACAACAAACAGGTCATCGACATGGTGACCCGAACCAATGCAAAGATCCTGGGCGTTGATGATGTAACAGGGACGGTGGATATCGGCAAACATGCCGATCTGATTATTATGGAGCGAAATCCGCTGGAACATATCGAGGCCTTGTCAGACATCTCGATGGTCATGGTCAAAGGAAATCTAATTCAAACACCATCTGTCACAAGAATCAAAGAAGTCGACGATGTTCTAAACTCAGTTTGGTGA
- a CDS encoding type II toxin-antitoxin system HicB family antitoxin — MIRTYQYYAIFNFAEDGINVTFPDLPGCITCGDSVEEALLMAKEALELFLDREPVEDIPPPQSIMPELLNSKDKAYLIEANIT, encoded by the coding sequence ATGATTCGAACTTACCAATACTACGCAATTTTTAATTTTGCTGAAGATGGAATTAATGTTACATTTCCTGATCTGCCTGGATGTATCACCTGTGGCGATTCAGTTGAAGAAGCATTATTAATGGCGAAAGAAGCACTTGAATTATTTTTGGATAGAGAACCTGTTGAAGATATTCCGCCACCTCAAAGCATAATGCCTGAATTATTGAACTCTAAAGATAAAGCGTATTTAATTGAAGCCAATATTACGTAG
- a CDS encoding YdeI/OmpD-associated family protein — translation MTDTSGNRKVDGYLKNLKSWQEESTKLREIIRDFDLTEDMKWMHPCYMLDGKNIVLIHGFKEYVAILFFKGALLKDTHGILVQQTENVQAERQLRFTSLEQIVEQEDWIKAYIQQAIEVEQAGLQVEMKKTTEYSVPEELQQQFDENPAFRDAFEALTPGRQRAYLYYFSQPKQSKTKVSRIEKYMQPILEGKGLND, via the coding sequence ATGACGGATACAAGTGGGAATCGCAAAGTTGACGGCTATCTAAAGAACCTTAAATCGTGGCAGGAAGAGTCCACGAAGCTGAGAGAGATTATTCGAGATTTTGACCTAACAGAGGATATGAAATGGATGCACCCATGTTACATGCTCGATGGGAAGAACATCGTTCTCATCCATGGATTCAAAGAGTACGTGGCCATTCTGTTTTTCAAAGGTGCTCTGCTGAAGGATACGCATGGCATTTTGGTCCAGCAAACGGAAAATGTACAGGCAGAGCGCCAGCTTCGATTCACCAGTCTGGAGCAGATTGTGGAGCAGGAGGATTGGATCAAAGCCTATATCCAGCAAGCGATTGAAGTGGAACAAGCCGGACTGCAAGTGGAAATGAAAAAGACTACCGAATATAGCGTTCCTGAGGAACTCCAGCAGCAGTTCGATGAAAATCCTGCTTTCCGGGATGCATTTGAAGCACTCACACCCGGAAGGCAGCGGGCATATCTCTATTATTTTTCACAACCGAAGCAATCCAAAACAAAAGTGTCACGAATTGAGAAGTACATGCAGCCGATCCTGGAGGGCAAAGGGTTGAATGATTAA
- the yidD gene encoding membrane protein insertion efficiency factor YidD: protein MFFIVLRRVRAILIWSIRIYQRFAPIEVRNKCRFEPSCSMYMIQAIEKYGAIKGLSLGIHRLRKCNINGGGYDYP, encoded by the coding sequence ATGTTTTTCATAGTTCTACGACGTGTTAGAGCAATCCTGATATGGAGTATTAGAATTTATCAACGTTTTGCCCCCATTGAAGTGAGGAACAAATGTCGTTTTGAACCAAGCTGTTCTATGTATATGATTCAAGCTATTGAGAAATACGGGGCGATTAAAGGTCTTTCCTTGGGCATTCATCGTCTTCGCAAATGTAATATCAACGGTGGAGGATATGATTATCCATAA
- a CDS encoding EVE domain-containing protein, giving the protein MKPNQDSRYWIGVVSASHVNVSVEGGFVQLCHGKSAVLRQMSAGDWMIYYSPRTDISTGKPLQAFTAIGQIIDDRIYQYQMSESFVPFRRDLRYLPCREIKIATLLDQLSFTRGNRNWGFPFRKGHFEIGAEDFMMIASSMLEDETQSLLDISLSQKC; this is encoded by the coding sequence ATGAAACCAAATCAGGACAGCAGATATTGGATTGGTGTTGTATCTGCTTCTCATGTGAATGTATCCGTAGAGGGAGGGTTTGTGCAGTTGTGCCATGGTAAGTCAGCGGTGTTGCGACAGATGTCTGCGGGTGATTGGATGATATACTATTCTCCACGCACTGACATTTCAACAGGCAAGCCGCTTCAGGCATTTACGGCTATTGGTCAAATTATTGACGATAGGATATATCAATATCAGATGTCGGAATCCTTTGTACCCTTTCGCCGAGATCTTCGTTATCTTCCATGTCGAGAAATCAAGATCGCAACCTTGTTAGACCAACTCTCTTTTACGCGCGGGAATCGCAATTGGGGGTTTCCATTTCGTAAAGGTCATTTTGAGATCGGGGCTGAAGACTTCATGATGATAGCTTCCTCCATGTTGGAAGATGAGACACAGTCACTACTGGATATTAGCTTAAGCCAGAAATGTTAA
- a CDS encoding DinB family protein: protein MRSTTEVLKSLETAVERYLAELNKLDMSSLLKKQSEEEWSIGQMYVHLIQSALFMHLHNVEQCLSSKDSTLNSGEEKTELGRQVIESGQFPPIPVKVPASPQYTPQPPESKESLIDGLHMVVERMRSTEPLVNQASVNNKIRHPRLGALNAKEWFLLIEMHYRHHFLQLDRLKSNLEMYTREGDGMYL from the coding sequence ATGAGAAGTACAACGGAAGTATTGAAATCATTGGAAACTGCAGTAGAACGCTATTTGGCAGAACTGAACAAATTGGATATGAGTAGTTTACTTAAAAAACAAAGTGAAGAGGAATGGTCCATTGGGCAGATGTATGTACATTTGATTCAATCAGCGCTTTTCATGCATCTGCATAATGTTGAGCAGTGTTTGAGCAGCAAGGATTCGACATTAAACTCGGGGGAGGAAAAAACAGAACTAGGTAGGCAAGTGATTGAATCAGGACAATTCCCTCCTATTCCCGTAAAGGTTCCTGCTTCCCCGCAGTACACCCCGCAACCACCCGAGAGCAAGGAGTCGTTGATCGATGGTCTTCACATGGTTGTGGAGCGGATGAGGAGTACAGAACCTCTTGTAAACCAAGCATCGGTAAACAACAAAATACGTCATCCAAGGCTTGGCGCTCTCAACGCTAAGGAGTGGTTTTTGTTGATAGAAATGCACTACAGACATCATTTTTTACAATTGGATCGATTGAAATCGAATCTGGAGATGTATACGAGAGAAGGGGATGGGATGTATCTATGA
- a CDS encoding helix-turn-helix transcriptional regulator, with protein sequence MNKTERQLAITLELQRRKMLRAEDLAAQFETSVRTIYRDIQALSEAGVPIMGAPGHGYSLMEGYFLPPVSFSAEEAVSLLMGADFIEQRLDTEYAMQAKSAQRKIEAILPESVRNESTRVRETMRTLHTLEPLTRARVKTYLNQIRNAILEQRKISFMYLKKMPGADGNRYNMREVSPYGLSLVQENWVLIARCDLRQDIRHFRLSRMTELSELEEHFHLPPDFDLNSYRPPDDRNEQVFIRAKPEIADKIMEALHFYMDAFEEQEEGVIFHFRVRYPEEILHYLLGWGGDIEVLEPESLRFRMKEVAKNILKHY encoded by the coding sequence ATGAACAAAACGGAGCGGCAGCTTGCGATTACGCTTGAATTGCAGCGAAGAAAGATGTTAAGAGCAGAAGATTTAGCTGCTCAATTCGAGACAAGTGTACGTACGATATATCGAGATATCCAGGCATTAAGTGAAGCTGGCGTTCCGATCATGGGAGCCCCGGGTCATGGGTATTCCTTGATGGAAGGATATTTTCTGCCCCCAGTAAGCTTCAGCGCAGAAGAAGCGGTATCCCTGCTTATGGGAGCTGATTTTATTGAACAGAGATTGGATACGGAATACGCGATGCAGGCTAAGTCGGCTCAACGGAAAATTGAAGCCATTTTACCTGAATCCGTTCGTAACGAGTCCACACGTGTCCGGGAAACGATGCGAACGCTTCATACGCTTGAACCCTTAACCCGAGCGAGGGTGAAGACATACCTTAACCAGATTCGTAATGCCATTTTGGAGCAACGTAAGATCAGCTTTATGTACCTGAAGAAAATGCCGGGAGCGGATGGCAATCGGTATAACATGCGTGAGGTTTCCCCCTATGGACTTTCGCTTGTCCAGGAGAATTGGGTATTGATCGCACGTTGTGATCTAAGGCAAGACATTCGTCATTTTCGTTTGTCACGTATGACTGAACTTTCAGAGCTGGAGGAACACTTCCATTTGCCGCCAGATTTTGATCTAAACAGTTATCGACCTCCTGACGACCGTAACGAACAAGTATTCATTCGGGCTAAACCTGAGATTGCTGACAAAATTATGGAAGCCCTACATTTTTATATGGATGCATTTGAAGAACAAGAGGAAGGTGTGATTTTTCATTTTCGTGTCCGCTATCCGGAGGAAATCTTGCATTATTTACTTGGCTGGGGTGGAGATATCGAGGTCTTGGAGCCGGAATCTTTACGCTTTCGAATGAAGGAAGTAGCCAAAAACATCTTAAAACACTACTGA